In a single window of the Branchiostoma floridae strain S238N-H82 chromosome 2, Bfl_VNyyK, whole genome shotgun sequence genome:
- the LOC118432699 gene encoding probable thiopurine S-methyltransferase codes for MSPEDWDTRWTEGRIGFHKTEINPYLKKYEAEMTRKRQKVKVLVPLCGKSVDMKWLADQGHTVVGVECSSQAVEAFFQESNLTPTISDVPNLNSGKLFQNVSHPPFCYLRDVEGDFDAVWDRGSFVAINSTDRTR; via the exons atGTCTCCTGAGGACTGGGACACACGGTGGACAGAAGGGCGGATTGGCTTCCATAAGACTGAAATCAACCC GTACCTTAAGAAATATGAGGCAGAAATGACACGCAAAAGACAGAAGGTCAAGGTATTGGTTCCTCTGTGTGGGAAGTCAGTGGACATGAAATG GCTGGCTGACCAGGGACATACAGTGGTTGGAGTAGAGTGTTCCTCACAGGCAGTGGAGGCGTTCTTCCAAGAGAGCAACCTCACCCCGACCATCAGTGATGTACCCAACCTGAACTCAGGAAAGCTCTTCCAG AATGTTTCTCACCCTCCCTTCTGTTACCTCAGAGATGTGGAAGGTGACTTTGATGCAGTGTGGGACAGAGGCTCCTTCGTAGCCATCAACTCAACAGACAGGACAAGGTGA